One Burkholderia sp. 9120 genomic window, CACCGACGAATGGCCCGAGCACAACACGCTCGGCCCACTCGCGCTGAAAGGCACGCCGGTCATGATTCATCACTACGTGCAGGACGTCGACGCCAGTTTCAACCAGGCTGTCGAGGCCGGCGCGACCGTGATCATGTCGGTCACCGACATGTTCTGGGGCGACCGCTACGGTCAGTTGAAGGACCCGTTCGGCCACGGCTGGTCGCTCGCCACTCACACCCAGGATCTGAGCCCGGAACAGATCCAGCAGAACATGGCCGATTGCATGAAGTAACCCGCGGGTCCAACAGAGAGCGGCGCCAGGCCGACCCTCGGGTCGGCCTTTTCTTTGCCGGAAGAACCCGTATCGACCGGTTGATCGCAGCACTCGCAGTGGCAATCATTTGGCCCGAGTGCTAATCGCGTATTGACGGCAAATTAAATGCCCGTTTTAATCTCGCCCAATTCGATTCAAGTCGCATTATTAATTACCCGATTCGCATAACTTCGAATCATCGCTAACAACACCGAATTGCCGGACGCAATTGAAGTTAGAAAAAAATACCACGCTTAGGGTTTTTCCCCAGCCTCGCCAGGCAGAAACAATTTCCTGCAACACGCCCGCCCCGTCTACCATTGCCGTTGACGCACCCTTGACCCATTGCCTGAACCGCAAATTCTCATCTAAGCATTTGTATGGCAAAGAAAGTCTGGTGTAGACTCATTTTCAACAATTGCAATAACGTTTTTCATAAAGCAAACACTCAGCGGGGAAATTTCAACCACTCGCCGTCTATCCGGCGGCTTGAATTGAAATTGACCGCGCGATAAAACCGGTGTCCTGTCGGCCTGAGAGGTTTCATGATGAAACGAAAACTGCTGTCATCCAGCCTGATCGTCGCAATGATGTTCGGCTTGCCTCTTCAGCTTGCGCGCGCCGCCGTCTATTCGAACGGCACCGCGACCAGTACCTTCACCGTCACACTCACGCTCGCCGCCAACTGCTCGATCAGCGCGACCCCGCTGAACTTCGGCAGCAACGGCGTGCTCGCCACCGCGATCAACCAGCAGACCACGGTCGCGGTCACCTGCACCAACACCACGCCGTACAACGTCGGGCTCGACGGCGGCACCGTGACCGGTTCGACCGTGACGAGCCGTCTGATGGCCGGCACCGCCACCGGCAACACCAGCACCACCGTCGGCTTCCAGTTGTATCAGGACGCCGGCCACACCACGCTGTGGGGCAACACGCAAGGCACCAACACGGTCAGCGGCACCGGTTCCGGCTCGTCGCAATCCATCACCGTCTACGGCCAGGTGCCAGCGCAGACCACCCCGAAACCTGACACGTATCAGACCACCATTACCGCCACGGTCTACTTTTGACGCGCGGCGCCTGGCGCCTGGGCGCGACTCGCCGGCTCCTCGCGGCAAGCGCGTTCGCGTGGTGCCTGAGCGCGGCGGTCGCGCCGTTCGCGCAAGCCGCGACGCTGCAGATTTCGCCGGTCATGGTGGACCTGTCGGCAGACGCCAACGCGACCGGCATCACGCTGAAGAACCCCGGCGAGAAACCGCTGTTCGGTCAGGTGCGGGTGTTCCGCTGGGATCAGGCTAACGGCGAGGACACGCTGACGCCCACGCAGGATCTCGTCGCCAGTCCGCCGCTGATCCAGATTGCCGGCCACGCCGATCAACTGGTGCGGCTGGTGCGCACGAATCCGGCGCCGTCGGCGGCTGAGCAGGGCTATCGCGTGCTGATCGACGAGTTGCCCGAGCCCGACGCCGCGCCCACCAGCGGCGTGACGATCCGCCTGCGTTATTCGGTGCCGGTGTTCGTCGAACCGGCCGTCGACATCGGTCAGCCGAAACTGTCGTGGCATCTGTCGCGCGGCACGCAAAGCTGGATGCTGCGGGTCGACAACAGCGGCCGAAAACGCGCGCAGATCGCCGCCGTACAACTGATCGACAACGCCGGCAATGCCTACCCGATCAACAAAGGACTGCTCGGCTACGCGCTGGCCGGACGCGAACGGCACTGGCCGGTCGCGCTGCCTGACAACGTCGCGCAGAACGGCCCGCTGAAGGTGCGCGCCTCGGTCAACTCGCTGCCGGCCGAAGCCGCCGTGAAGCTCGACTAGGCACGCGGCTGCACGCTGCTGCACGCGGCCACGGCGCGACCCCGCGCGACCCGGCGCACACGAGTCCGGCCGCGAGCGAGCGCCGGCCGGAGGGAACCGACACGATGGACCGCCACGCAACCGATGAGAATGACACGACGGCGAATACGTCATGGATGGAAGCCGCATGCCGTCGCGCTCGCGGTCACGCTGTCTCTGCTCGGCGCGAGCCGGGCCGGCGCGCAAACGCCGCCGACGTTGCAGCGATCGCAACCGCAGCCACAGCCACAGCAGCCAGCCATGCCCGCCGCCGCACCGGCCAACCCGCCCGCCGCGGGCGCCGCGCCGGCACGTGATCTGTATCTGGAAGTCATGCTCAACGGCCAACGCACTTCGTTGATCGCGCACTTTCGCGAAGTGGGCGGCCGCCTCAGCGCGACCGCGAAAGACCTGAGCGACATCGGCGTCGCCACCGACAAACTCGGCGCCGCCGACAGCGCCTCGCTCGAACTCGACCGCATTCCCGGCCTGCAGTACCAGTACGACGCCGCCAGCCAGAGCATCGACCTGCAAGTGCCCGACGCGATCCGCAAGCCCTATACGTTCGACACCCGCGAACTCACGAAAACGCCGGACGCCGCGTCGTCGCGCGGCTTCCTGATCAACTACGACGCGTTCGCGCAAACCGACACCAACGCGCAACTCGCGCTCTGGAGCGAGGAACGCTACTTCGATCCGAACGGTGTGGTGAGCAACACCGGCATTGCGTACCTGTACCGCGATCTGCATCGCTACGTGCGCTACGACACGTCGTGGAGCAAGTCGGACCCCGCCAAACTTACCACCACGCAAATCGGCGACACGATTTCGTCGTCGCTCGACTGGAGCCGCTCGATCCGCATCGGCGGCTTTCAGTGGCGCAGCAACTTCGCGCTGCGTCCCGATCTCGTGACGTTTCCGGTGCAGTCGCTGTCGGGCACGGCGGTGGTGCCGTCGGCGGTGGATCTGTACATCAACAACGTGCGGCAATACAGCGGCAACGTGCCGAGCGGACCGTTCATCGTCAACAACGTGCCGGGCATTACCGGCGCGGGCGAAGCGACCGTCATCACGCACGACGCGCTCGGCCGCACCATCGCGACCTCGCTGCCGCTCTATGTGGATACGCGGATGCTCGCGGCGGGTCTATCGAGCTATTCGTTCGAAGCGGGTTTCCTGCGCCGCAACTACGGCATCGATTCGTTTTCCTACGATCCGCGGCCGGCCGCCAGCGCGACCGCGCGCCGCGGCATCAGCGATTCGCTGACACTCGAAGGTCACGCGGAAGCGACCGGCGGCCTCGTCAACGCGGGCGCCGGCGCGCTGGTGCGCATGGGCATGGCGGGGGTGATCAACGGTTCGGTGTCCGGCAGCGCCGGCAAGCTGAACGGCACGCAACTGGGTCTCGGCTATCAACTGATCGAGCCGCACTTTTCGATCGACGCGCAGACCTTGCGCGCCTACGGCAACTACGGCGACCTCGCCGCGCGCGACGGCACGCCGGTGCCCACCACCACCGACCGCGTGACGCTCGCGCTGCCCCTCTTCAGCCGGCAGACGCTGTCGCTCAGCTATATCGGCTACCGGTATCCGGGCGTGTCGGCGTCGCGGATCGGTTCGCTGTCGTACACGCTGAGCTTCGGCAATCTGGCCTCGCTCACGTTCAGCACCTACAAGGATTTTCTGCAGCACGACGCACAAGGCGTGTTCCTGACCGCAAGCTTCGGCCTCGGCAACAACACGTCGATCAATGCGAGCGTGGGCCGCCAGAACGGCCAGTCGACCTACAACCTCAACGCGCAGCGGCCGCCCGATTACGCCGGCGGCTGGGGCTGGGGCGTGCAGGCGGGCGGCACGGGCGCGGTGCCGTATCGTCAGGCACAGGCGCAATACCTCGGCAAATACGGCGAAGTGACGGCGGTGGCGCAGGACATCGACCGGCATGCGGGCGCCTCGCTCGACATGACCGGCGCGATCGTGCTGATG contains:
- a CDS encoding VOC family protein, whose translation is MSSTAVKPIPDGMHSLTPYLICANAADAIAFYVKAFNAVEQFRLPGPGGKVMHACLKIGDSMLMLTDEWPEHNTLGPLALKGTPVMIHHYVQDVDASFNQAVEAGATVIMSVTDMFWGDRYGQLKDPFGHGWSLATHTQDLSPEQIQQNMADCMK
- a CDS encoding fimbria/pilus periplasmic chaperone, whose product is MGATRRLLAASAFAWCLSAAVAPFAQAATLQISPVMVDLSADANATGITLKNPGEKPLFGQVRVFRWDQANGEDTLTPTQDLVASPPLIQIAGHADQLVRLVRTNPAPSAAEQGYRVLIDELPEPDAAPTSGVTIRLRYSVPVFVEPAVDIGQPKLSWHLSRGTQSWMLRVDNSGRKRAQIAAVQLIDNAGNAYPINKGLLGYALAGRERHWPVALPDNVAQNGPLKVRASVNSLPAEAAVKLD
- a CDS encoding spore coat U domain-containing protein produces the protein MMFGLPLQLARAAVYSNGTATSTFTVTLTLAANCSISATPLNFGSNGVLATAINQQTTVAVTCTNTTPYNVGLDGGTVTGSTVTSRLMAGTATGNTSTTVGFQLYQDAGHTTLWGNTQGTNTVSGTGSGSSQSITVYGQVPAQTTPKPDTYQTTITATVYF
- a CDS encoding fimbria/pilus outer membrane usher protein, whose product is MLGASRAGAQTPPTLQRSQPQPQPQQPAMPAAAPANPPAAGAAPARDLYLEVMLNGQRTSLIAHFREVGGRLSATAKDLSDIGVATDKLGAADSASLELDRIPGLQYQYDAASQSIDLQVPDAIRKPYTFDTRELTKTPDAASSRGFLINYDAFAQTDTNAQLALWSEERYFDPNGVVSNTGIAYLYRDLHRYVRYDTSWSKSDPAKLTTTQIGDTISSSLDWSRSIRIGGFQWRSNFALRPDLVTFPVQSLSGTAVVPSAVDLYINNVRQYSGNVPSGPFIVNNVPGITGAGEATVITHDALGRTIATSLPLYVDTRMLAAGLSSYSFEAGFLRRNYGIDSFSYDPRPAASATARRGISDSLTLEGHAEATGGLVNAGAGALVRMGMAGVINGSVSGSAGKLNGTQLGLGYQLIEPHFSIDAQTLRAYGNYGDLAARDGTPVPTTTDRVTLALPLFSRQTLSLSYIGYRYPGVSASRIGSLSYTLSFGNLASLTFSTYKDFLQHDAQGVFLTASFGLGNNTSINASVGRQNGQSTYNLNAQRPPDYAGGWGWGVQAGGTGAVPYRQAQAQYLGKYGEVTAVAQDIDRHAGASLDMTGAIVLMDHTILPARRIDDGFALVSTDGVAGVPVLHENRVIGTTDRSGHLLIPDLNAYQHNQVAIDSMNLPADARIATTSMDLVPQAHAGVLATFRVSRYSAASVILRGADGKLLPPGTRVHHVESGGDTIVGYDGLTFIEHLERDNHLQVDGANVHCSVAFTYERPSDGSLPTIGPLTCGKAMSNAAQGDAGDAAVNGVSGAPTDTIGAAAHAATIPTAAR